The Halorussus gelatinilyticus genome contains the following window.
TCCTCGGGGTCGTCGACGACGGCGGTGACCTGGTCGGCGACGTCTTTCAGGTCCTCGACGGCGTCTTGATTCAGTGCGGCCGTGTCGCTCACGTCGAGGTCGCCCGCACCGACCCAGTACTCGATGCGGTTCTCCCGCTCCTCCGGCGAATCGGCTTCCTCCAGCGCTTCGACGAGCCCTTCGAGGAGCGTCTGGTCGCTGTACCCCTCGCGGTACTCGTCGATGAACCGCTCGAACTCCTCGTCCAGCTCAGTCCCGACCTCAGTCGTGAAGACCGAGATTTGGTTCGTGTGGTACTCCCACGAGTTCCGCGAGAGGTTCGCCGACCCCTGTACGAGCTTCACCGTGTCGTCCGGCATGACGATCCGGTAGATCTTCGAGTGGACGGTCTTCCGATTCTTCAGTCGAACGGTGAGCCGGTCGTCTTGCCGAAGTCGGACGAGAGACCTGGCCGTCGAGACTTCGCTCACTTGGTCTGCGTAGTCTTCGGCGTTCCCGATGAGTACGTCCAGCGACCCGATGTCGTACTCGGTCAGCATCTTCACCATCAGCTCGGGCGTCTCCGCGTACGTCACCGCATCCACGTGACGAGCGCCTTCGAACAGGTCGAGGAAGTCGTCTCGTTCTTTCACCATCGCCAGGCGGTACTTCGCAGCACCCGATCCGTAGAACTCCGGCATATCGGCGAACCTGTCGAACGAGATATTCGCTCTCAGTTCGTTCATAAAGGAGGAATTCACCTAACACGAATAAACCCCTGCCACAGAGTGATAGGGTGGTGCACTCTATCCGTACCCGGAGACACTTACCACTCCTCGCTGTTGAGAAAATCATGCCGACGATTACGATTGAGCGAGAAGACGACTGGTTCGTGATTACGGACGAAGAGACCGGAGTGACGACGCAGGGAGAGACGAAACTGGAGTCGTTGCTGATGTTGGCTGATGCACTCGCTGGCTACGAAGACGCAGATGAAGACCTGCTAGCGATGGCACTCGACGTGTTCGTTCCCGAACCGGAGGCCGAGGAGTTGGTCGCTGAATTACGCGGTGACGAGTACGAGCCTCCGAATGTGTCTGAGGAACAGATTCGGAAACAACGTGATGCTACGTTACGACTGGCGAAATCCTACAGGACTACGGACTACTCGGATACGGATAATCTTGAGATGCTGTATTCGCTATTTAATGACTAAATTCTCGGTTTCTTAGCCCTGCTGCTGGCTAATCTACGCGAATCTCCTGAGAAGCGGTTGCCAAAGTCGAGTGGAATGACGGAACCTCCGTTAGATCTAATCTATCGTCTTCCGTAGTTCCGCATACCAGTTCGTACATACTGAGACGAGTACATATCTGCCTACTCATTGGTGTTCGCCAGTGGGTACTGAGGTACCTGTGTATGTACCTGAGTACGTACTTAGCCGTGTACATGACATCGACGATGGGATTTTTGGAGGGCGATTGTTTGTCGAGGGCATTGTTTCGACGGTCGTTTCAGGCAGTCTCTGCTGTCACAATATTCCCGGCAATTCCTGATGGGATTCCGCCAGATAGCCCGCTATCGGTACCGCCAGAAGGAGATGTGGTTTTCTAGTATCACTTTTAGGCCGGTATCGATATTTCGTTAACGGCCAGACGAGGGTATCTCCTTCCGGGAAACGGATCACTTCACGGGATTACAAACATTCCATTGTAGAGACCGGTAGTGGCGTAGGATCGGTTACCGTATTCCCCAAACAGAACTTACAGACCCTGGATAGGGCGATTATCCGGGGAAGGATACATTCGATGGAAGCACCGAAAGTGGTTGATTACGAGGGTATTTAGGTAACCGGTCCATTTCCCGGTGTGCTTCGATGCCAGACCACCAACCAAAATCGATCACGGACGCGCTTGCGGAGTCGCTCGGTGATGACGCGAGCAGAGTACAGAGCGATCTCGACGAGTTCTACAACTGGATGCTGACGAAGGGGAAGAACCCGAATCGACGACAGCCGCTGTCATCGTCGCTGTCGGAGAACTACCACGCACGTGTTGACCAAGTCTTCAGGTTCGTCATCGACCGCTTTGACCCATCGGACAAGACGGAACTCACGCACGACCAGGCGGATCTGATCGTCAAGTGGTTGGACCGCGACGAAATCCGTACCCAGAGTGGCGATCCGTACTCGGAGACGAGCAAGCGGAAGTTCGCTGATGCGCTCCAGAAGTACTTCGCGTGGAAGCACGACCAGTACGGGGCAGAGAAATGGCGGCCGCGGATCAACTTCACTGACGGTGAGCACGAACACGCCGACAAACTAAATTTCGAAGAGCGCTGGCAGGTTCTCCAAGCGGCGAAGGAGTACGGGTCGCTGCCGTCGTACTACGAGACGTCCGAGGAGGAGCGCGACAAGATCGATAGCCTCGTCGCGCAGCGACTTGGGAAACCGAAAGCCGAAGTCACGAGGAAAGACTGGGAGCGCGCGGACACCAGCAACAAAGTTGCTTCGCTCATCGCCGTGGCCCTGGAAACGGGGATCATCCCGGTTGAGGTCGAGCGGGCGCGTACGGACTGGTACGACGCGAAGCGGAACATCCTCAAAATCACGAAGGAGGACGCCGGGAAGGACCGGCCGACGACGGAACTCCCGCTCACGGATGAAACCGGCGAACTGATGGGCAAGTGGTTGCAGGAGCGCCGTCACTACGAGAAGTACGACGGGACGAATCGCCTCTGGCTCAACCGCGACGGGAACCCGTACAGTTCGAAGAACCTCTGCTACCTGCTCCGGCGGCTCTGCGACGAGGCGGGTATCGACCACGAGCACCGCAACATCGTGTGGTACAGCCTCCGACACAACCTCGGGCAATCCATCGAAGAGACGGAAGGCGTCTCACAGGCCCGCGACCAGCTCCGCCACGAGCACATCGAGACCACGAAGAAAACCTACGGCGAGTCCACCATCGAGAGTCGCCGCCACACGCTCGAAAAAGTGAACGAGACCGCACGACGGGCAGTAGAAGACCCGGAGTTCAACCCGTACGCGGACGAGACACAGCAACCGACTCGGGAGGACACGCCACAGGAACCCGCTCGGAAGACCCAAAACGAGACATCGGCCCCCGCAGCAGAGACTCCTCCTACGCACATCGACGCGGTCATCGACGACACTCAGGAGGACCGCGCCGACCTCGCTCAGAAAATACTGTCCGAAGAAATCTGACCGGGCCTGCTCGGCGTCCGTTTCTCAGCCCATCCGGTCTAGGGCGTTCTGACGGTCCTCTACGGGCGCTTGGTCGTACTTCATAGTTGTTTCAGGGCTTTTATGTCGGAGTTGAGCTTGAGCTGCAGCGAGGTCTTCCTCCCTGGTCATGTAAGTACCAGTGGAATGACGTATAGAGTACCAACTCATCTGCCGGTTTTCGTATGGGATGTCGGCCTGATCGCAGAGCCGGCGAAGGACCTTTCGCAGTGAAGCTGACCCGTAGGTGTTGCCGAACCGAGTCAGCCAGAGCTTGTCAGTGTCGTCGTACGTCGGGTCGTTCTCGCGCTGCTCAAGCCAGCGGTCGAGCGTCTCGGCCGTCCGGTCCTGAAGACCGACGATCCAGTGGCCGGTGTTCTTCGAGGACTGCTCCTTCGGGATGCGCAACACGGCGTTCTCGATATCGACCCAGCCCGTCACGGCACGCTCCACTTCGATGGGACGCAGTCCTGCGTCGAGACTCACCGAGACGAGGCTCGGGATCTTCCAGCCGTTCGCCTCGTCCCAGTCCTCCGGCGTCACTTCGGATTTCGGCTTCTCGAAGCGCTGGGCGAGGTAAGCCTTCCACCGGTCGCGCTCCTCGGAATCGAGGCCCTTGTACGACGGGACGCTTCCGTATTCGAGCGCGGCTTCCCGAATCTGGCCGCGTTCCTCACGTGTCAGGTAGTCGCGCGGCGTGGTCGTCTTGTGGCCGGTACTGAAGGACAGCTCCGGGTCCCACTCGTCTAACCCGTGTTCGTGTTCGCGCCACTTGTACAGCATCAGCAGCGCCTTCCGGCAGTTGTCCTTGTGGGCGTTGCTGTGGTCCTGCTTGGCGAGCCAGGTCAGGTACGCGTCGGCGTGGTCGTGCGTGACGTTCGTCGTATACCCGTCTTGGTCCCACACCCACCGGTAGAACTGGTCCATTCGGTGGGCGCGGTTCTTGACGGTAGTGCGTGCGTAACCCTCGGCCTTCTTGGGGTCTTTCCCGAATACGAGCAGCCATTCGAGGCACTGCTCGCGCTGGTTGCGGTAGTCGATCTGTTGGCGTTCGTTGAGGAGTTCCGCGGAGGGTTCGGGGACGACTGTAATCCCCTCTAGAGGGGTCGTTGCCTCGTCGGCGTTCTTCATTGCCTGCCACCTCGCGGGGAACCCAGGTGCTTGCCCGTCGATTTCACCCAATCGCCAGACGGCGTGGGGTTCAGTACATCTAAGGTGCTTGCCGCCGCTATATCGCTAATCGCAAGACGGCGGCGGGTTCGACCGGTCCATCGAAGGTAATTGCCCGTGAACATGCGTTGGTTTCACCGTTGTTCACGGACGAAAACTGCATGACGGGAGAAGGATGGGAGTGCTCCGTCAGGGATTTGAACCCTGGTCCTTGCCGTGAGAGGGCAAGATGATTGGCCGGACTACACCAACGGAGCGCGTCGGCACTTTTTCGTAGTGGCACGGACCGTTTAACAGTTGCGTTTTCACGGCACCGTGGTCCTGTCCCCCATATCAGCGAAACTATTGGAAACCGTTCACGTGAGCGAAATCACGGCTTTCCAGCCGCCGCGCTACGAACAGTCTCGACTCTCGGTCAGAATGAACGGACGTGAACGATTACTCGCCTTCGAGCGGCGAGCCGGCAGCGTCGGGTTCGTGGCCTTCGAGGCTGATGATGTTCTCGCGGCCGACCCGGAGTTTGCTGATGTCGCCTTCCTCCTCCATCTCCGAGAGGAGCATGCTGACCTTCGACTTCGACCAGCCGGTCTCCTCGACGATGTTGACCTGCTTCATCCGGCCGCCGTTCTCGTCGAGCAGTTTCTTCACGCGAGCCTCGTCGGTGAGTAACTCCTCGTCGCTGACGGACGGTTCCGAGGCGGTCGTTCCGCCGTTGCCCGCCGCGGCCGCCCCGCCACCGCCGTCGCCACCGTCGGGCCTGTCTGTACTCCCGGCGAACGACCCGAAGTCGCCCTGCCGGTAGGCGAACGCGGCCGCGAGACCGAGGAGGACGACGACGGCACCGATGAACATCATCAACAGCGACCAGCCGCCTCCCCCGTCAGACGGCGGTTGTCCGGCCGGTCGCGTCGTGACTGTCGCGTTCCCGCCGCCGGAGTTGGTCGTCTCGGCGGTCGTCGTGGTCGTCGTCCCCTCTACCGGTTCGAACTTGACGCGCGGGCGCTGGTCGATGAAATCGTGCTCGCCCTGCCACGTCACCGACTCGCTGGCGACCAGCGAGTCGCCGGACGGCTGGGCGGAGGCCGAGGGCTGTGCCGACTGGAACTGGAGACCGGTCCCGGTGTGGACGACCAGCGACTGGTTCGGGCCGATGTAGAGACCGCCCTCGAACACGTCGCCGATGATGACCGTCTCGCCCTCGGCGGTGGCGAAGCTCGTCCACTGGAACGACATCTTGACGATGCCGCGGTTCTCGTTGACGAGACCGCCGACGTAGGCCTCCTTGTGGAAGTGCTGGGCCTTCATCGCGCGGCCGGTCGCGTTCTGCCCGGCGCTGGCGAGTTGGCGGGCCTGCCGTTTGAAGTTCTCGTAGAGCCGCGTCGAGTTGTTGTTGAACTCGCTGGCGAACTGCTGGAACTGGCGACGCTCGGTGTCGTTGTTCAGCGTGCGCTGGTAGGTGAACGTCCACTCGGCGGTCCCGTTCTCGTGGACCGTGATGTGGAACTCCACGGTGTCGAAGTTCTCCGCGACGCCGAGCGTCTGGGGCGTTCGGGAGAGTTCCGTCGAGGGCCCGTCGCGGACCTCCGTGGAGGGCATCGTCGAGACTGACGTCGCGTCACGCGCAGGAAGGACGCCCAGCACCGGCGCTACGGGCACCGTCCCGACGAGTAGCACGACTACGAGGCCGACAGCCAGCAGCCGTCTCATGTAGTGTAATTCTCCATTGCCCGGTATAAAAGACCTTTTGTCAGCGCCGAGCTTCTGATAAAGTGGAACACACCACACGGCCTCCAATTTTCAATCTTGTTATTTATAGGAAGTATTACTAAATATAAAAGACCTTTTGACGTAGGCTTGTCACCGGACCGTGGTTCCACGGCACACGACACGCGTTGGCGATTGCCACGTCGTCACGTCGTCCAGCGGATTCTCGTCCAACACCACGAGGTCCGCGCGAGCGCCCTCCGAAACCGTGCCTACGTCGTCCAGACCGAGCAGGTCGGCGGCGTTGACCGTCGCGGCTTCCAGTGCTTGTCGCTCCGAGAGACCGTGGTTCACCATGAGTTCCAACTCCTCGGGGATGTCGGCGAAGAAGTTGAACGGCGTCCCGGCATCGGTCCCCATGGCGATGGGGACGCCGGCATCGAGCGCGTACTCGAAGGCGTCTTCCCACGCCTCCTTGGCTTCTTCGGCCTTCTCGACGGCGAATTCGGGGATTCCGGCCTCGGTCCCCGCCTCCACGATGCCGTAGAGCGCCTTCGCGGTCGGCACCCAGTAGGTGCCCCGGTCGGCCATCAGTTCGGTCGCCTCGCGGTCCATGAAGGTTCCGTGTTCGACGCTGGAGATGCCGGCCCGGACCGCGTTCTTGATGCCTTCGGTCCCGTGAGCGTGGGCCGCGGTCGGCACGCGCTTGGCTCCGGCGGTCTCGACGACGGTTTCGAGTTCCTCCTCGTCGAGTTCCGGCATCCCCGTCAGCGCTCCCTCGGTGAGGACGCCGCCGGTCGCCATGCACTTCACCACGTCCGCGCCGCGCTTGAGTTGCTTGCGGACCGCCTTCTTGACTTCCGGCACGCCGTCGGCCTCCCGACCGAACCAGTGGCCGTGGCCGCCGGTCATCACGACGCCCTGGCCGCACGCGACGACCTGCGGCCCGTCGAGGGTACCCGCCGCGACCGCGTCGCGGGCGTCGAGCGCGAGCGTGCCCGCCGAACCGAGGTCTCGGACCGTCGTCACGCCCGCGTCGAGCGCGTTCCGGAGGTTGGCCGTCGCCCGGTAGGCCAGCGTCGCGTCGCTGTCGCCGTCTATCTCGCCCGGGTCGGCCCGGCCGTCCATCATCACGTGGACGTGGGCGTCCACGAGTCCGGGCGCGACGAACCGGCCGGTCGCGTCTATCTCGTCGTCGGGGTCGTCGGGTACGTCGCCGACAGCGGCGATTCGCCCGTCTTCGACCGCGACGTCGGCTTCTCGGGTCCCGTCGGCGTCCACGACCGTCCCGCCTCGAATGACGAACATATCTCCTTGTTACCACGCACCGTCCTAAATTCCGGGGTTGCGGCACGGTCTTCCCGTGCGGTCGCGACGGAGCGTCGCCGGACGAGAGGGACGAAGTGTCTCCGGACGGACGAGGCGTCCCCGAACGGACGCGTCGGTCCCCGACCACCGAAAGAACCAATCCGCTCGTCGTCTCACTGCTCCGCATGGCAGACGACCCGCTCGACGGGAAGACGGCGCTGGTCACCGGTGCCAGTTCCGGCATCGGCGAAGCGACGGCCCACGCACTCGCCCGCGACGGCGCGCGCGTCGCGCTCGCGGCCCGCCGCCGGAAGGTGCTGAACGACATCGCGGAGACGATAGAGAGCGAGTGGGACGCCGAGACGCTCGTCGTCCAGACCAACGTGCGAAACGAGGACTCGGTCGAGGAGATGATCGAGACGACAGTCGCCGAGTTCGACGGTCTCGACGTGCTGGTCAACAACGCCGGACTGGCCCGCGGCGAGTCGGTCGAATCGCTGGGTACCGACGAGTACGAGACGATGATGGAGACCAACGTGGACGGCGTGTTCTACGCGACGCGGGCCGCGGTTCCGCATCTCGAAGAGACCGAGGGCAACCTCGTCTTCGTCGGGAGTTTCGCGGGCCAGTATCCCCGGCCGTTTAACCCCATCTACGCCGCGACGAAGTGGTGGGTCCGCGGGTTCGCCCACAGCATCGAGGGCAACGTCGGTGAGGAGGGCGTCGCCGTCACGGTGGTCAACCCCTCCGAGGTCCGGACAGAGTTCGGGTCGGCCTACGGCGAGTCGTTCGCCGAGCGGTTCGGTGAGGGCGAAGTCACCGAACCCGAGGAGGTCGCCGACGCCATCGCGTTCGCGGCGAAACAGGAGAACTCGACCGTGAGCGAACTTGACATCTACCGGCGCGACAAGTTCAGCGGGTTCTGAGCGAGCGCGGACCGGCGGAGAACGAGCGACCGGAGAACGGACGACGGAAGAACGATAACGGAGAGAAGAACGCGCCCGCCGATTCAGAGCGAGACGAACTCGCTCCCGGCGAGCGACGGGGGCACCGTCAGTCGTCGGCGGGACCCGCCGAACTGGACCACGCAGTTCCGTCCCCGGTGGCGGCGTCCTCGGACACCGACTCGTCGCCGCGCGCGGACGACCCCCGCACGGACACCGCGACCTCCCGAACGACGTGGCGGTTCAGCACCGCGAACCCGGCGAAGATGGCCGCGAAGCCGACGAGCGTCGAGGGACCGACCAACTCGTCCAGCACGGCCCAACTCGCCAGCGTCGCCACGACGGGTTCGAGGTAGCCCACGAGGTTGAGCCGCGTCGGACCGAGTTCGTCCAGCAGGTGGAAGTACAGCAGGTACGCCACGACGCCCGAGAAGAGCGTCAGGTACGCGAACGAGGCCAGCGCGGTCGGGGTGAGCCGAATCGCGGCCAGCGACTCGCCGCGAATCCTGCCGGCGACGAACAGCAGTCCCGACCCGCCGAGCATCGCCCACCCCTCCATCGTCGCTATCGGGAAGTCGGTCCGGAGCGGCCGGGTCAGGACCCCGCCGAGCGCGAAGCACGCGATGCCCAGCAGGACCAGACCGACGCCGAGGACGCTCGCCGAGAGCGCGCTCGTCGGGTTCAGGCCCGCGACGACGCCCACGCCGACGATGCCGAGCGCGAAGCCGACGCCCTTCGGCACGGTCAGGCGTTCGTCCAGCAGGACGGCCGCGAACCCCGCGGTCAGGACCGGCGAGAGGCTGACGACGACCGACGCGACCGCGCCCGAGACGCGCAGTTCCCCCAGATACAGCAGGCCGTGGTAGCCGGCGATGACGAACGCGCCGACGACGCCCACCGCGAGGTACTCGTCGCGCTCTCGGGGCCGCCAGCGGTCGGTCGCCACCGCGGCGTAACCGAGGACCACCGAGCCGGCCACCGCGTACCGGAGTCCGGCGAAGACCAGCGGCGGGAAGTAGTGCAGGCCGATTTCGATGGCGACGAACGAACCGCCCCAGACCGTGGCGAGCAAAACGAATAGAACGGGAGTAAGTGAAACTCGACTCCCAATCTTGTCCGAAATCATGATTCTGTTTCAACTGTCTTTGCTCGTCGTCCTTAAACGCTTCTACAACAGATTGGAGTAGAGTAGAACTGAAGACGAAAATAGGGGGAGAACAATGGATTCTTAACGAATAATCGCTCGTTCAGAGCAATTCAATTCTAGCAGATAATTTATCCGGCGTAGCTGCATCCGACCCGGCCGAACCGACAGACCCGACGTTAAGTAGTCGGCGACGCAAGGTGGAGGAAAATGGACGAGCGTGACGTGACCATTCTCAAGGCTATCGCGGACCTCGGAACCGGCAGTCCCGAGAAGTTGAGCGAGGAGACCGACATCCCGGTCTCGACCATCCACTACCGACTGAACAACCTGCGCGAGGAGGGCGTCATCGAGAACGACCTCTACGACATCGACCTCGAAGCCGCGGGCCTCGGGGTCACCGTCGTCGTGGAGGTGCTGGCCGACTACAGCGACTCCTACGAGGAGTTCGGCGAGAAGCTACTCGCCGTCGAGGGCGTCACGCAGGCGTACTTCGCCATGGGCGAGACCGACTTCATCATCGTCGCGCGCCTCCCCAACAGTGACGCGGTCGAACGCCTCATCAGCGACTTCGAGAGCATCGACGGGGTCGAGCGCACGAACTCGACGTTCGTCATCTCGTCGCTCCGGGATACGGACAATCCGCTGGAGAGCTACAGTTTAGAGACGCTGGTCGAGGAACTGGCCGACGAGTAGAAGCGATCAATAAAAGCTGTCAATCCGACAGCTACGGCCATTTGTACGCAAATCCCGGTGGCGGTGAACCGACCCATTCGAGAAACCGCTTCGTTTCGTCTGTCGTGAACTGAAGTTCCGTGCGAGTAAAATGCGGGTCGAGTCCCTGTTTGGTGAAAAGCCGTTTGAGGTATCTAGGTCGATCGGCTTCGTTAGTGGCCTTTATCATCGCTCTCGGTCGGTGATTCTTTTCCTCGGCTAGCCACCCGTCACAGACGTACCACATCTTCGCTATCGTTGGAGTGAGCGTGAGGTCGCTCGGAAATCGCTTCTCGCCGGTACCGTACCACCGTTTCAAGTCGTGAATCTGAGGATGAGAGCGCGTCCGTAGACCGTAGAAGTCGTTGTACTCTTCGCTGTTTGCGACATCGAACTTGTCGTGGCTCGAATTTTTCGCTTGTTCGTACTGATACTCGGCGGTTCGGTCCAGAAAGACGCCTGTAGAGAGGACACCCAAACAGTCGCCCAAATAGCGAAACTCTCGATTCGTCATCCGAACGCGGAAGTGGGGATTTCGGTCTGACCGACCGTGTACATCACCGTCACCCATGAGAATCCCGACGAGCAGTTCGAATTGATACTCCGTGATACGGGGTCGTTCACAGTTTGACCGTGCCCAGTGACTGCCAAGACGCTCGAAGTCACGATTACAACGGGGACACGTCGCTGTCATAACCCGTCGTAGTCACTATCGTCTAAAATAGCTACCGGGGCGTCACGGAGCGATGCGATTCTTGCGATTCTTCATGTTCTCCTCGTAGTACTCGAAGGTGATGGGACACCACTCTTTTGCCAAGTCGAGAACGCGCTCGGTCATATCTCGAATCTCCCACTGGCTGTCCGCCGCCGCACGCAAATCTGCGATGTGCATGAGCATTCGTGCGTTGACGGAGAACACCATATTCACCTCCGTCCCGATGGGCAAGACGAACCGGGCG
Protein-coding sequences here:
- a CDS encoding type II toxin-antitoxin system HicB family antitoxin, which encodes MPTITIEREDDWFVITDEETGVTTQGETKLESLLMLADALAGYEDADEDLLAMALDVFVPEPEAEELVAELRGDEYEPPNVSEEQIRKQRDATLRLAKSYRTTDYSDTDNLEMLYSLFND
- a CDS encoding tyrosine-type recombinase/integrase, with translation MPDHQPKSITDALAESLGDDASRVQSDLDEFYNWMLTKGKNPNRRQPLSSSLSENYHARVDQVFRFVIDRFDPSDKTELTHDQADLIVKWLDRDEIRTQSGDPYSETSKRKFADALQKYFAWKHDQYGAEKWRPRINFTDGEHEHADKLNFEERWQVLQAAKEYGSLPSYYETSEEERDKIDSLVAQRLGKPKAEVTRKDWERADTSNKVASLIAVALETGIIPVEVERARTDWYDAKRNILKITKEDAGKDRPTTELPLTDETGELMGKWLQERRHYEKYDGTNRLWLNRDGNPYSSKNLCYLLRRLCDEAGIDHEHRNIVWYSLRHNLGQSIEETEGVSQARDQLRHEHIETTKKTYGESTIESRRHTLEKVNETARRAVEDPEFNPYADETQQPTREDTPQEPARKTQNETSAPAAETPPTHIDAVIDDTQEDRADLAQKILSEEI
- a CDS encoding tyrosine-type recombinase/integrase; the protein is MKNADEATTPLEGITVVPEPSAELLNERQQIDYRNQREQCLEWLLVFGKDPKKAEGYARTTVKNRAHRMDQFYRWVWDQDGYTTNVTHDHADAYLTWLAKQDHSNAHKDNCRKALLMLYKWREHEHGLDEWDPELSFSTGHKTTTPRDYLTREERGQIREAALEYGSVPSYKGLDSEERDRWKAYLAQRFEKPKSEVTPEDWDEANGWKIPSLVSVSLDAGLRPIEVERAVTGWVDIENAVLRIPKEQSSKNTGHWIVGLQDRTAETLDRWLEQRENDPTYDDTDKLWLTRFGNTYGSASLRKVLRRLCDQADIPYENRQMSWYSIRHSTGTYMTREEDLAAAQAQLRHKSPETTMKYDQAPVEDRQNALDRMG
- a CDS encoding helix-turn-helix transcriptional regulator, with the protein product MRRLLAVGLVVVLLVGTVPVAPVLGVLPARDATSVSTMPSTEVRDGPSTELSRTPQTLGVAENFDTVEFHITVHENGTAEWTFTYQRTLNNDTERRQFQQFASEFNNNSTRLYENFKRQARQLASAGQNATGRAMKAQHFHKEAYVGGLVNENRGIVKMSFQWTSFATAEGETVIIGDVFEGGLYIGPNQSLVVHTGTGLQFQSAQPSASAQPSGDSLVASESVTWQGEHDFIDQRPRVKFEPVEGTTTTTTAETTNSGGGNATVTTRPAGQPPSDGGGGWSLLMMFIGAVVVLLGLAAAFAYRQGDFGSFAGSTDRPDGGDGGGGAAAAGNGGTTASEPSVSDEELLTDEARVKKLLDENGGRMKQVNIVEETGWSKSKVSMLLSEMEEEGDISKLRVGRENIISLEGHEPDAAGSPLEGE
- a CDS encoding metal-dependent hydrolase family protein, with product MFVIRGGTVVDADGTREADVAVEDGRIAAVGDVPDDPDDEIDATGRFVAPGLVDAHVHVMMDGRADPGEIDGDSDATLAYRATANLRNALDAGVTTVRDLGSAGTLALDARDAVAAGTLDGPQVVACGQGVVMTGGHGHWFGREADGVPEVKKAVRKQLKRGADVVKCMATGGVLTEGALTGMPELDEEELETVVETAGAKRVPTAAHAHGTEGIKNAVRAGISSVEHGTFMDREATELMADRGTYWVPTAKALYGIVEAGTEAGIPEFAVEKAEEAKEAWEDAFEYALDAGVPIAMGTDAGTPFNFFADIPEELELMVNHGLSERQALEAATVNAADLLGLDDVGTVSEGARADLVVLDENPLDDVTTWQSPTRVVCRGTTVR
- a CDS encoding SDR family oxidoreductase, which encodes MADDPLDGKTALVTGASSGIGEATAHALARDGARVALAARRRKVLNDIAETIESEWDAETLVVQTNVRNEDSVEEMIETTVAEFDGLDVLVNNAGLARGESVESLGTDEYETMMETNVDGVFYATRAAVPHLEETEGNLVFVGSFAGQYPRPFNPIYAATKWWVRGFAHSIEGNVGEEGVAVTVVNPSEVRTEFGSAYGESFAERFGEGEVTEPEEVADAIAFAAKQENSTVSELDIYRRDKFSGF
- a CDS encoding DMT family transporter, with product MISDKIGSRVSLTPVLFVLLATVWGGSFVAIEIGLHYFPPLVFAGLRYAVAGSVVLGYAAVATDRWRPRERDEYLAVGVVGAFVIAGYHGLLYLGELRVSGAVASVVVSLSPVLTAGFAAVLLDERLTVPKGVGFALGIVGVGVVAGLNPTSALSASVLGVGLVLLGIACFALGGVLTRPLRTDFPIATMEGWAMLGGSGLLFVAGRIRGESLAAIRLTPTALASFAYLTLFSGVVAYLLYFHLLDELGPTRLNLVGYLEPVVATLASWAVLDELVGPSTLVGFAAIFAGFAVLNRHVVREVAVSVRGSSARGDESVSEDAATGDGTAWSSSAGPADD
- a CDS encoding Lrp/AsnC family transcriptional regulator; translation: MDERDVTILKAIADLGTGSPEKLSEETDIPVSTIHYRLNNLREEGVIENDLYDIDLEAAGLGVTVVVEVLADYSDSYEEFGEKLLAVEGVTQAYFAMGETDFIIVARLPNSDAVERLISDFESIDGVERTNSTFVISSLRDTDNPLESYSLETLVEELADE